One region of Oxalobacteraceae bacterium OTU3CAMAD1 genomic DNA includes:
- a CDS encoding Ig-like domain-containing protein, which translates to MKKFTGWLVMVMCAGVLSACGGGGGSPGTNGSGVAPSKAASVVLTASAATIASSGLDGTEVTLTAIVKDGGGNALSGETVTFATSSGTVTSTNRLSNAAGEVVEKLSVKGDSSLRKITVTASAGGRTSSPVTIDVVNAVPTLALTTDAGTLASAGTAGNEVTIVALVRDSNNTVMPGVAVDLRADSGSLSLTTRTTNAQGVVTEKLGTGGDPTSRTIKVTATVAGATPVTALVNVTGNRLTINAASTINVGASADITVKLVDSAGNALVGKPVVFSSNANALSVKGGGGAVTNAAGQLILSYTASGGGADVVTVRAMGETASAGIAVNSSAFGIRVLDANGNVATTAAIGGCQQVAVTGGPGSGSVTISSSRGTVYSNVLCTNVLAAPLPLSSGTATAYVNATGPGVATLTATASGLTTQTDLEFVAPLTGAATISVQADPAVIGVNTAGGTTQQATLRAVVRDGTAQNNLVKNATVAFSILTDPSGGALTQPSVVTTGADGAATASFIAGTTASPLNGVQIQARLIGGSGAAAVANLTVAQKSLFISAGTGNVVGVPNTATYQQDYAVIVSDAAGNAVPGVRLTASVLPSTYYKGRLGYTLPQGPWEPVSYSPCANEDVNNNGILDAGEDFNNNGRLEPGIPLTVTPSVTTDARGQATVSVVYPRDRVYWLDVNLTIRGQANGTEATYTSLVHLLGLSTDYGNQNISPPGVVSPYGVSTSCSNPL; encoded by the coding sequence ATGAAAAAATTCACGGGTTGGCTGGTGATGGTAATGTGCGCCGGGGTGCTGTCGGCCTGCGGCGGCGGCGGCGGCTCGCCGGGGACCAACGGCAGCGGGGTGGCGCCGTCCAAGGCGGCCAGCGTGGTGCTCACGGCCAGCGCGGCGACCATCGCATCGTCCGGCCTGGACGGCACCGAGGTGACCTTGACGGCCATCGTCAAGGACGGCGGCGGCAACGCGCTGTCCGGCGAAACGGTCACTTTTGCCACCAGCTCGGGCACCGTGACGAGCACCAACCGCCTGAGCAACGCCGCCGGCGAGGTGGTCGAGAAGCTCAGCGTCAAGGGCGACAGCTCGCTGCGCAAGATCACCGTGACGGCCAGCGCCGGCGGCAGGACCTCGAGTCCGGTCACCATCGACGTCGTCAACGCCGTGCCGACCCTGGCGCTGACCACCGACGCCGGCACCCTGGCCTCGGCCGGCACCGCCGGCAACGAAGTCACCATCGTGGCCCTGGTGCGCGACTCCAACAACACCGTGATGCCCGGCGTGGCGGTCGACCTGCGCGCCGATTCCGGCAGCCTGAGCCTGACCACCCGCACCACCAACGCCCAGGGCGTGGTCACTGAAAAACTCGGCACCGGCGGCGACCCGACCTCGCGCACGATCAAGGTCACCGCCACGGTGGCCGGGGCCACGCCGGTCACGGCGCTGGTCAACGTCACCGGCAACCGCCTGACCATCAACGCCGCGTCCACCATCAATGTCGGCGCCAGCGCCGACATCACCGTCAAGCTGGTGGACTCGGCCGGCAACGCGCTGGTCGGCAAGCCGGTGGTGTTCAGCTCCAACGCCAACGCGCTCAGCGTCAAGGGCGGCGGCGGGGCCGTCACCAACGCGGCCGGCCAACTGATCTTGAGTTACACGGCCAGCGGCGGCGGCGCCGACGTGGTCACGGTGCGGGCAATGGGCGAGACCGCCTCGGCCGGCATCGCCGTCAACTCGTCGGCGTTCGGCATCCGCGTGCTCGACGCCAACGGCAACGTCGCCACCACGGCGGCCATCGGCGGCTGCCAGCAGGTGGCCGTGACCGGCGGACCGGGCTCGGGCAGCGTCACCATCAGCAGCTCGCGCGGCACCGTCTACAGCAACGTCCTGTGCACCAACGTGCTCGCCGCGCCGCTGCCGCTGTCGTCCGGCACTGCCACCGCCTACGTCAACGCCACCGGCCCGGGCGTGGCGACCTTGACCGCGACCGCCTCCGGCCTGACCACCCAGACCGACCTGGAATTCGTCGCTCCGCTGACGGGCGCGGCCACGATCAGCGTGCAGGCCGATCCGGCCGTCATCGGCGTCAACACAGCCGGCGGCACCACCCAGCAGGCGACCCTGCGCGCGGTGGTGCGCGACGGCACCGCGCAAAACAACCTGGTCAAGAACGCCACGGTGGCCTTCTCCATCCTGACCGACCCGAGCGGCGGCGCGCTGACCCAGCCGTCGGTGGTGACCACCGGGGCCGACGGCGCCGCCACGGCCAGCTTCATCGCCGGCACCACCGCCTCGCCGCTCAACGGCGTGCAGATCCAGGCGCGCCTGATCGGCGGCTCCGGCGCCGCCGCCGTGGCCAACCTGACCGTGGCGCAGAAATCGCTGTTCATCAGCGCCGGCACCGGCAACGTGGTGGGCGTGCCCAACACCGCCACCTACCAGCAGGACTACGCGGTCATCGTCAGCGACGCTGCCGGCAACGCGGTGCCCGGCGTGCGCCTGACGGCCTCGGTGCTGCCGAGCACCTACTACAAGGGCCGGCTGGGCTACACCTTGCCGCAGGGACCGTGGGAGCCGGTGTCGTACTCGCCGTGCGCCAACGAGGACGTGAACAACAACGGTATCCTCGACGCCGGCGAGGATTTCAACAACAACGGCAGGCTCGAGCCGGGCATTCCGCTGACCGTGACGCCGAGCGTGACGACCGACGCGCGCGGCCAGGCCACGGTGTCGGTGGTGTACCCGCGCGACCGCGTCTACTGGCTCGATGTCAACCTGACCATCCGCGGCCAGGCAAATGGCACCGAGGCCACGTACACCTCTCTGGTACACTTGCTGGGCTTGAGCACCGATTACGGTAATCAAAACATTTCGCCACCAGGCGTAGTCAGCCCTTACGGGGTGTCGACATCGTGCAGTAACCCGCTGTAA
- the aroKB gene encoding bifunctional shikimate kinase/3-dehydroquinate synthase AroKB: protein MQNVFLVGLMGAGKTTIGRILARKLGLRFMDSDHEIEARTGASIPWIFEIEGEPSFRRREAEVIRELTGQQDLVLATGGGAVLDPENRAFLKARGTVIYLRTTVHSILQRTAHDKNRPLLQTADPRKKLEELMALRDPLYMEIADVVIDTGRPNVQSMVQSILTQLERLACEAAPNCVTQAEPSMNEESTILLNVDLGERSYPISIGPSLLADGALLARHVHGGKVAIVTNTTVAPLYLERVEAGLRSAGKQVMTVVLPDGEEHKTWPSLMQIFDALLANKADRKTTLIALGGGVIGDLTGYAAASYMRGVDFIQVPTTLLSQVDSSVGGKTGINHPLGKNMIGAFYQPRAVIADTSTLETLPARELSAGLAEVIKHGAIIDAAFFDWIEANIGKLMARDKGALAYAIARSCEIKADVVRQDEREGGLRAILNFGHTFGHAIENGLGYGQWLHGEAVGCGMVMAADLSHRMGLVDEATVARVRSLVQAAGLPVKAPDLGAERWLELMEVDKKNEGGAIKFILLKPLGAPSITNAPRELLLATLAASV, encoded by the coding sequence ATGCAAAACGTGTTTTTAGTCGGCCTGATGGGGGCGGGAAAGACCACCATCGGCCGCATTTTGGCCCGCAAACTGGGTCTGCGGTTCATGGATTCGGACCACGAGATCGAGGCCCGCACCGGCGCCTCGATCCCGTGGATCTTCGAAATCGAGGGTGAACCGAGTTTTCGCCGGCGCGAGGCCGAGGTCATCCGCGAGCTGACCGGCCAGCAGGATCTGGTGCTGGCCACCGGCGGCGGCGCCGTGCTCGATCCGGAAAACCGCGCCTTCCTCAAGGCGCGCGGCACCGTCATCTACCTGCGCACGACCGTGCACAGCATCCTGCAGCGCACCGCGCACGACAAGAACCGGCCGCTGCTGCAGACGGCCGACCCGCGCAAAAAGCTCGAGGAATTGATGGCTTTGCGCGATCCGCTGTACATGGAGATCGCCGACGTGGTGATCGATACCGGCCGACCTAACGTACAATCGATGGTCCAATCCATTTTGACCCAGTTGGAGAGGCTGGCCTGCGAGGCCGCGCCCAACTGCGTCACCCAAGCGGAACCATCGATGAACGAAGAATCCACCATCCTGTTGAATGTCGACCTGGGCGAGCGCAGCTACCCGATCTCGATCGGCCCGTCGCTGCTCGCCGACGGCGCGCTGCTGGCGCGCCACGTCCACGGCGGCAAGGTCGCCATCGTCACCAACACCACCGTCGCGCCGCTGTACCTGGAGCGCGTCGAGGCCGGCCTGCGTAGTGCCGGCAAGCAAGTAATGACCGTCGTGCTGCCCGACGGCGAGGAACACAAGACCTGGCCGAGCCTGATGCAAATCTTCGACGCGCTGCTGGCCAACAAGGCCGACCGCAAGACCACCCTGATCGCCCTGGGCGGCGGCGTCATCGGCGACCTGACCGGCTACGCGGCCGCCAGCTACATGCGCGGGGTCGACTTCATCCAGGTGCCGACCACCTTGCTGTCGCAGGTCGACTCGTCGGTCGGCGGCAAGACCGGCATCAATCACCCGCTGGGCAAGAACATGATCGGCGCGTTCTACCAGCCGCGCGCGGTGATCGCCGACACCTCGACCCTGGAAACCCTGCCGGCGCGCGAGCTGTCGGCCGGCCTGGCCGAGGTCATCAAGCACGGCGCCATCATCGACGCCGCCTTCTTCGACTGGATCGAGGCCAACATCGGCAAGCTGATGGCGCGCGACAAGGGCGCGCTGGCGTATGCCATCGCCCGCTCGTGCGAGATCAAGGCCGACGTCGTGCGCCAGGACGAGCGCGAGGGCGGCCTGCGCGCCATCCTCAATTTCGGCCACACCTTCGGCCACGCGATCGAGAACGGCCTGGGCTACGGCCAGTGGCTGCACGGCGAGGCGGTCGGCTGCGGCATGGTGATGGCGGCCGACCTGTCCCACCGCATGGGACTGGTCGACGAGGCCACCGTGGCGCGCGTGCGCTCGCTGGTACAGGCGGCCGGCCTGCCGGTCAAGGCGCCGGACCTGGGCGCCGAGCGCTGGCTGGAACTGATGGAAGTCGACAAGAAGAACGAGGGCGGCGCCATCAAGTTCATCCTGCTCAAGCCGCTGGGCGCGCCAAGCATCACCAACGCGCCGCGCGAGCTGCTGCTGGCCACCTTGGCCGCCAGCGTTTAA
- a CDS encoding deoxyguanosinetriphosphate triphosphohydrolase: MLPEEYLASYAAHSAGGAGRRHPETAHSSRSQFQRDRDRIIHSSAFRRLEYKTQVFLNHEGDLFRTRLTHSLEVAQVGRSLARNLRLNEDLVEAISLAHDLGHTPFGHVGQDVLNECMKEHGGFEHNLQSLRVVDELEEHYGAYDGLNLMFETREGILKHCSLTNARLLGPVAVRFIDRTQPSLEAQLTNLADEIAYNSHDIDDGLRSGLITIEQLEQVDFFARLWRDVQQTFPGLSGRRAIYETLRRLITALADDLIVTSGALLADAAPKSIDDVRAAPPLIRFSDPMRKDATELKRFLRENLYRHYKVNRMRVKASRIVRELYESFMAEPVLLPPDYQDKSGDVGKQARKIADYIAGMTDRYAIREHRRLFSLDEL, encoded by the coding sequence ATGCTGCCCGAAGAGTACCTGGCGTCCTACGCCGCCCATTCCGCCGGCGGCGCGGGCCGCCGCCATCCGGAGACGGCGCATTCGTCGCGCAGCCAGTTCCAGCGCGACCGCGACCGCATCATCCATTCGTCGGCGTTCCGCCGGCTCGAATACAAGACCCAGGTGTTCCTCAACCACGAGGGCGACCTGTTCCGCACCCGGCTGACGCACAGCCTGGAGGTAGCGCAGGTGGGTCGTTCGCTGGCGCGCAACCTGCGCCTGAACGAGGATCTGGTCGAGGCGATCTCGCTGGCGCACGACCTCGGCCACACGCCGTTCGGCCACGTCGGCCAGGACGTGCTCAACGAATGCATGAAGGAACACGGCGGCTTCGAGCACAACCTGCAAAGCTTGCGCGTGGTGGACGAGCTGGAGGAGCATTACGGCGCCTACGACGGCCTGAACCTCATGTTCGAGACGCGCGAGGGCATCCTCAAGCACTGCTCGCTGACCAACGCCCGCTTGCTGGGGCCGGTCGCGGTGCGCTTCATCGACCGCACGCAGCCGTCGCTGGAGGCGCAGCTGACCAATCTGGCCGACGAGATCGCCTACAACAGCCACGACATCGACGACGGCCTGCGCTCGGGCCTGATCACCATCGAGCAGCTGGAGCAGGTCGATTTCTTCGCGCGCCTGTGGCGCGACGTCCAGCAGACCTTCCCGGGGCTGTCGGGACGGCGCGCGATCTACGAAACCTTGCGGCGCCTGATCACGGCGCTGGCTGACGACCTGATCGTCACCTCCGGCGCCTTGCTGGCCGACGCCGCGCCGAAGAGCATCGACGACGTGCGCGCGGCGCCGCCGCTGATCCGTTTTTCCGATCCGATGCGCAAAGACGCGACCGAGCTCAAGCGTTTCCTGCGCGAGAACCTGTACCGCCACTACAAGGTCAACCGCATGCGCGTGAAGGCCAGCCGCATCGTGCGCGAACTGTACGAATCGTTCATGGCCGAGCCCGTCTTGCTGCCGCCGGATTACCAGGACAAATCGGGCGACGTCGGCAAGCAGGCGCGCAAGATCGCCGACTACATCGCCGGCATGACCGACCGCTACGCCATCCGCGAACACCGCCGTTTGTTCTCGCTCGACGAGCTTTGA
- the mutY gene encoding A/G-specific adenine glycosylase, whose translation MKVEVVENFADPSFSSDLIGWQKQHGRHALPWQNTTDAYLIWLSEIMLQQTQVSAVLGYYARFLERFPTLRDLAAAPVEDVMAQWSGLGYYTRARNLHKCAQRVVAEYDGVFPSDPALLAELPGIGRSTAAAISAFSSGTRAAIMDGNVKRVFARVFGIDAYPGERRTEEMMWRRAEALLPEQGIESYTQGLMDMGATLCTRSSPSCERCPMQPRCVAFATNRTKDLPVRKPKKTSPEKHSVMLAIIDNGQVLLEQRPPTGIWGGLLSLPELDGHVLAEDDDIPAADDGTLMLAVGKFGEMESHERLSTVTHVFTHYKLHIAPYRVTLARRVPMAAEAGHVWYDAARLADAALPAPIKKLLLELMGDVRDAQARMF comes from the coding sequence ATGAAGGTTGAAGTTGTTGAGAATTTCGCCGATCCGAGTTTTTCCTCGGACCTGATCGGCTGGCAGAAACAGCACGGGCGCCACGCGCTGCCATGGCAAAACACCACCGACGCGTATCTGATCTGGCTGTCCGAAATCATGCTGCAGCAAACGCAAGTATCGGCGGTGCTGGGCTACTACGCGCGCTTCCTGGAGCGCTTTCCGACCCTGCGCGACCTGGCGGCGGCGCCGGTCGAGGACGTCATGGCGCAGTGGAGCGGCCTGGGCTACTACACCCGCGCGCGCAACCTGCACAAGTGCGCGCAGCGCGTGGTGGCCGAGTACGACGGCGTGTTCCCGTCCGATCCGGCGCTGCTGGCCGAGCTGCCGGGCATCGGCCGCTCGACGGCGGCGGCAATCTCGGCGTTTTCGAGCGGCACGCGCGCGGCCATCATGGACGGCAACGTCAAGCGGGTGTTCGCGCGCGTGTTCGGCATCGACGCCTATCCGGGCGAGCGCCGGACCGAAGAGATGATGTGGCGCCGCGCCGAGGCGCTGCTGCCGGAGCAAGGCATCGAGTCGTACACGCAGGGCTTGATGGACATGGGCGCGACCCTGTGCACGCGCAGCAGTCCGTCGTGCGAACGTTGCCCGATGCAGCCGCGCTGCGTGGCCTTCGCCACCAACCGCACCAAGGATCTGCCGGTGCGCAAGCCGAAGAAAACCTCGCCGGAAAAGCATTCGGTGATGCTGGCGATTATCGACAACGGCCAGGTACTGCTGGAGCAGCGGCCGCCGACCGGCATTTGGGGCGGCCTGCTGTCGCTGCCGGAGCTCGACGGCCATGTACTGGCGGAGGACGACGATATCCCGGCGGCCGACGACGGCACGTTGATGCTAGCGGTCGGCAAGTTCGGCGAGATGGAATCGCACGAGCGGCTGTCGACGGTCACGCACGTGTTCACGCACTACAAGCTGCACATCGCGCCGTACCGCGTGACGCTGGCGCGGCGCGTGCCGATGGCGGCCGAGGCCGGCCACGTCTGGTACGACGCCGCCAGGCTGGCCGACGCGGCGTTGCCCGCGCCGATCAAGAAACTGCTGCTGGAATTGATGGGGGACGTACGCGATGCGCAGGCGCGGATGTTTTAA
- a CDS encoding dynamin family protein, producing the protein MARDFEQYSAWRQGVVTALKNYQSWVAAASLTDAATDQRIARTLARLADDKLSVAFVAEFSRGKSELINAIFFADYGQRILPSAAGRTTMCPTELMYDPSFAPSIRLLPIETRADNLSTGDYRDQPSAWTVLPLNLEVGADMHEVFKQVSMTRYVPVEEAKRYGLYDEDDPDMPVTLSEDGKVEISLWRHAIINFPHPLLKQGLVILDTPGLNAIGTEPELTLNLIPNAHAVLFILAADTGVTKSDIEVWRNHIGAGAGRLVVLNKIDSMWDELRSQAEVDVEIERQQANVAHVLALEPRQVFPVSAQKALVGKITQDNALLARSRLQALEAALFDELIPAKKDIVRKQLREELQALSVAQMALVNARSRGIVEQLHELKSLRGKNQTVIAHMMRRIDVEKKEFDTSLFKLQATRAVFTRLSTELYTSIGMDIVRDDIDLVREQMQRSRFFTGVREAVRNYFERIRANLDASERKTVEISEMMGVMYRRFASEHGLTLSLPMPFSLQLYRDEIASIEAIYYKQFGTATLITTSRVVLMEKFFDTIASRVRGCFKSANNDAEAWLKVIMAPLEAQIRQHKDQLKHRLASIQRIHDATDSLEQKIDAFESSQQQLEAQKLRLTELAAAIGTAINAEFEALDAAA; encoded by the coding sequence ATGGCCAGGGATTTCGAGCAGTACAGCGCCTGGCGGCAAGGCGTGGTGACGGCGCTGAAAAACTACCAGTCCTGGGTGGCGGCCGCGTCGTTGACCGACGCCGCCACCGACCAGCGCATCGCCCGCACCTTGGCGCGGCTGGCCGACGATAAGTTGTCGGTGGCCTTCGTCGCCGAATTCTCGCGCGGCAAGTCCGAACTGATCAACGCCATCTTTTTTGCCGACTACGGCCAGCGCATCTTGCCGTCGGCCGCCGGCCGCACCACCATGTGCCCGACCGAGCTGATGTACGACCCCAGCTTCGCGCCGTCGATCCGCCTGCTGCCGATCGAGACGCGGGCCGACAACCTGTCGACCGGCGACTACCGCGATCAACCTTCGGCCTGGACCGTGCTACCGCTGAACCTGGAGGTTGGCGCCGACATGCACGAGGTCTTCAAGCAGGTCAGCATGACGCGCTACGTGCCGGTCGAGGAAGCCAAGCGCTACGGCCTGTACGACGAGGACGATCCCGACATGCCGGTCACCTTGAGCGAGGACGGCAAGGTCGAGATCTCGCTGTGGCGCCACGCCATCATCAACTTCCCGCACCCGCTGCTCAAGCAGGGGCTGGTGATCCTCGACACACCAGGCCTGAACGCCATCGGCACCGAGCCGGAACTGACGTTGAACCTGATCCCGAACGCGCACGCGGTGCTGTTCATCCTGGCCGCCGACACCGGCGTGACCAAGAGCGATATCGAGGTCTGGCGCAACCACATCGGCGCCGGTGCCGGCCGCCTCGTCGTGCTCAACAAGATCGACAGCATGTGGGACGAGTTGCGCAGCCAGGCCGAGGTCGATGTCGAGATCGAACGCCAACAGGCCAATGTCGCGCACGTGCTGGCGCTAGAGCCGCGCCAGGTGTTTCCGGTGTCGGCGCAAAAGGCGCTGGTGGGCAAGATCACCCAGGATAATGCCCTGCTCGCCCGCAGCCGCCTGCAGGCGCTTGAGGCGGCGCTGTTCGACGAACTGATCCCGGCCAAGAAGGACATCGTGCGCAAGCAGCTGCGCGAAGAATTACAGGCGCTGAGCGTGGCGCAAATGGCCCTGGTCAACGCGCGCTCGCGCGGCATCGTCGAGCAACTGCACGAGCTCAAGAGCCTGCGCGGCAAGAACCAGACGGTGATCGCCCACATGATGCGCCGCATCGACGTCGAGAAAAAAGAATTCGACACCAGCCTGTTCAAGCTGCAGGCCACGCGCGCCGTGTTCACGCGGCTGTCGACCGAGCTCTACACCAGTATTGGCATGGACATCGTGCGCGACGATATCGACCTGGTGCGCGAGCAGATGCAGCGCAGCCGCTTCTTCACCGGCGTGCGCGAGGCGGTGCGCAACTACTTCGAGCGCATCCGCGCCAACCTCGACGCCTCCGAGCGCAAGACCGTCGAGATCAGCGAGATGATGGGCGTGATGTACCGCCGCTTCGCCAGCGAGCACGGCTTGACCCTGTCGCTGCCGATGCCGTTTTCGCTGCAACTGTACCGCGACGAGATCGCATCGATCGAGGCGATCTACTACAAGCAGTTCGGCACCGCGACCCTGATCACGACCAGCCGCGTGGTGTTGATGGAGAAGTTCTTCGACACCATCGCCTCGCGCGTGCGCGGCTGCTTCAAGTCGGCCAACAACGACGCCGAGGCGTGGCTCAAGGTGATCATGGCGCCGCTGGAGGCGCAGATCCGCCAGCACAAGGACCAGCTCAAGCACCGTTTGGCGTCGATCCAGCGCATCCACGACGCCACCGACAGCCTGGAGCAAAAGATCGACGCGTTCGAAAGCAGCCAGCAGCAGCTGGAGGCGCAAAAGCTGCGCCTGACCGAACTGGCGGCCGCCATCGGCACCGCCATCAACGCGGAATTCGAAGCGCTGGACGCCGCCGCTTAA
- the mutM gene encoding bifunctional DNA-formamidopyrimidine glycosylase/DNA-(apurinic or apyrimidinic site) lyase has product MPELPEVEVTRRGVAPHIEGRTVHDVVLRREGLRWPFPAQLQQLLAGRLVVRTGRRGKYLLVHFEHGTLIIHLGMSGHLRVMDTGIKPEKHDHFDLVVEGPQGQQVLRMKDPRRFGAVLWHDDADGLLEHHVLLRELGVEPLETGFTGKLLYDQTRQRSAPVKQVLLAGDIVVGVGNIYASESLFRAGINPKTPAKRISLARYEKLAQAIREILAEAIIQGGSTLRDFISVNGQSGYFQQTYFVYDRAGVPCKVCAAPVRQIKQGQRSTFYCVNCQK; this is encoded by the coding sequence ATGCCAGAATTACCAGAAGTTGAAGTGACCCGGCGCGGCGTCGCGCCACACATCGAAGGCCGCACCGTGCACGACGTGGTGCTGCGCCGCGAGGGCCTGCGCTGGCCGTTTCCCGCCCAGCTGCAACAATTGCTGGCCGGACGGCTGGTGGTGCGCACCGGGCGGCGCGGAAAATACCTGCTGGTCCACTTCGAGCATGGCACCCTGATCATCCATCTGGGCATGTCGGGCCACCTGCGGGTGATGGACACGGGCATCAAGCCGGAAAAGCACGACCATTTCGATCTGGTGGTCGAGGGGCCGCAAGGCCAACAAGTGCTGCGCATGAAGGATCCGCGCCGCTTCGGCGCCGTGCTGTGGCACGACGACGCCGACGGGCTCCTGGAGCACCACGTCCTGCTGCGCGAACTGGGCGTGGAGCCGCTGGAAACGGGCTTTACGGGCAAATTGTTGTACGATCAGACCCGCCAGCGCAGCGCGCCCGTCAAGCAGGTGTTGCTGGCCGGCGATATCGTAGTGGGTGTCGGCAATATTTACGCTTCGGAAAGCTTGTTCCGCGCGGGCATCAATCCCAAGACGCCCGCCAAGCGCATCAGCCTGGCGCGCTACGAGAAACTGGCGCAGGCGATCCGCGAGATCCTGGCCGAAGCCATCATCCAGGGCGGCAGCACCTTGCGCGACTTTATTAGCGTCAACGGCCAGTCCGGTTATTTCCAGCAGACGTATTTCGTCTATGATCGTGCTGGCGTGCCCTGCAAGGTCTGCGCGGCGCCGGTGCGGCAGATCAAACAGGGGCAGCGCTCCACTTTTTACTGTGTCAATTGCCAGAAGTGA
- a CDS encoding tetratricopeptide repeat protein: MKNAFAIVTLSALLSACAMAPQKQAESTAAPEPAAPDSAAAVVEAPAPVPEVLPNNALTGDMLFRITKAELEFKQGQWQGAYITMLSLAQQTRDPRLARRAAEMALAAKQGQEALAAIRLWRELAPESDEATQYFLGFAVVNDDLSEAEAIFAQRLKAAPPAQRGMAMLQMQQFMLRAKDKAAAFALQERVLAPYDDMLESHLILAQGAFAVNDTERARAEAQKAQAIKPDSELAVLTMAQVSGDIDAAGKVLTAFLEKYPKAREVRAAYARILVDAKQLEPARQQFLTLLKDQPDNIATLYALGVMAMQTNDLPEAEKYFTRFITVMDDHPDDERDPSKVLTILSQIAEQRGDIDGAYKWLEKIEGDDPKLYLNARMKMATLTARKGDVDGARKQLATLTPADPADQAQIFQTDAQLLRDAGDTRAAYTVLENAVKRYPDNPDLLYDFALVAEKLGNVELMEKALRQVMIAAPDNQHAYNALGYSLAERNERLPEAYALIDQAMKMAPGDPFIMDSMGWVQFRMGNLDEAESLLRRAYALRADPEIAVHLGEVLFVKGDTTGAQKMWQEAKSKDPKNDALKNTLARLNQNL, encoded by the coding sequence TTGAAAAACGCTTTCGCCATTGTAACCCTCTCTGCCTTGCTGTCGGCGTGCGCCATGGCGCCGCAAAAACAGGCCGAGTCCACCGCCGCACCGGAGCCTGCCGCCCCCGACAGCGCCGCCGCCGTGGTGGAGGCGCCCGCGCCCGTGCCGGAAGTGTTGCCCAACAATGCCCTGACCGGCGATATGCTGTTCCGCATCACCAAGGCCGAGCTCGAATTTAAGCAGGGACAATGGCAGGGCGCGTATATCACGATGCTGTCGCTGGCCCAGCAGACCCGCGATCCACGCCTGGCGCGCCGGGCCGCCGAGATGGCGCTGGCCGCCAAGCAGGGCCAGGAGGCGCTGGCCGCGATCCGCCTGTGGCGCGAACTGGCGCCCGAGTCTGACGAGGCAACCCAGTATTTCCTCGGCTTTGCCGTCGTCAACGACGACCTGAGCGAGGCGGAGGCGATTTTCGCCCAGCGCCTGAAGGCGGCGCCGCCGGCCCAGCGCGGCATGGCGATGTTGCAAATGCAGCAATTCATGCTGCGCGCCAAGGACAAGGCTGCAGCGTTCGCGCTGCAGGAGCGCGTGCTGGCGCCCTATGACGACATGCTCGAAAGCCACCTGATCCTGGCGCAGGGCGCGTTCGCCGTCAACGACACCGAGCGCGCCCGCGCCGAGGCGCAAAAAGCCCAGGCCATCAAGCCCGACTCCGAACTGGCGGTGCTGACGATGGCGCAGGTGTCCGGCGACATCGACGCCGCCGGCAAAGTGTTGACCGCTTTCCTGGAGAAGTATCCGAAGGCGCGCGAAGTGCGCGCCGCCTACGCCCGCATCCTGGTCGACGCCAAGCAACTCGAGCCGGCCCGCCAGCAATTCCTGACCTTGCTGAAGGACCAGCCGGACAACATCGCGACCTTGTATGCGCTGGGCGTGATGGCGATGCAGACCAACGATTTGCCCGAGGCGGAGAAATACTTCACGCGTTTCATCACCGTCATGGACGATCATCCCGACGACGAGCGCGACCCCTCCAAGGTGCTGACGATACTGTCGCAGATCGCCGAGCAGCGCGGCGACATCGACGGCGCCTACAAATGGCTGGAGAAAATCGAAGGAGACGACCCCAAGCTGTACCTGAACGCGCGCATGAAAATGGCGACCCTGACGGCGCGCAAGGGCGATGTCGACGGCGCGCGCAAGCAGTTGGCCACCCTGACGCCGGCCGACCCCGCCGACCAGGCGCAGATTTTCCAGACCGACGCCCAGTTGCTGCGCGACGCCGGCGACACCCGCGCCGCCTACACGGTGCTGGAGAACGCCGTCAAACGCTATCCGGACAATCCGGACCTGCTGTACGACTTCGCGCTGGTGGCGGAAAAACTGGGCAACGTGGAATTGATGGAAAAAGCGCTGCGCCAGGTGATGATCGCCGCGCCCGACAACCAGCACGCCTACAACGCGCTGGGCTACTCGCTGGCCGAGCGCAACGAGCGCCTGCCGGAAGCCTACGCGCTGATCGACCAGGCGATGAAGATGGCGCCGGGCGATCCGTTCATCATGGACAGCATGGGCTGGGTACAATTCCGCATGGGGAACCTGGACGAGGCGGAATCGCTGCTGCGCCGCGCCTACGCGCTGCGGGCCGATCCGGAAATCGCCGTGCATCTGGGCGAGGTGCTGTTCGTCAAGGGCGACACCACCGGCGCGCAAAAGATGTGGCAGGAAGCCAAGAGCAAAGACCCCAAGAACGACGCGCTCAAGAATACGCTGGCGCGCCTGAATCAAAACCTCTAA